The following is a genomic window from Chitinophaga caseinilytica.
GCTGATGAACGACCCCCAAACCGAAGCCATCATCATGATCGGCGAAATCGGCGGTTCCATGGAAGCGGAAGCTGCAGAATGGATCAAAGCCAATCCGCACAAACCCGTTGTAGGCTTCATCGCCGGCCAAACCGCGCCTCCGGGCCGCCGTATGGGCCACGCGGGTGCCATCATCGGTGGTGCAGACGATACCGCTGCTGCTAAAATGAAGATCATGCGCGCCTGCGGCGTTCATGTGGTAGACAGCCCCGCAGACATCGGCAAACGCATGGCAGAAGTGCTCAAAGGCGTTCCTGCTTAATCTCCCGGTAATTCTTACCTTACATATATCCCCGTTGCGGCACCGTGACGGGGATTTTTTTGCCCTTACCTTTGCAGCGGATTTATGGAAACAGTTGATTACATACTCGTAGGCCAGGGCGTAGCCGGCACCCTGCTGGGCTGGGAAATGCGGCAGGCAGGGCTGAAGATCGCGCAGTTCGACGACGGGCGGGGCGATGCCGCGTCGCGCCTGGCGGCGGGGATCATCAATCCTGTTTCCGGCCGGAAGTTCGAAGTGGCGTGGCAGTACGACGTCGTGTACCCCCGGGCGAAAGCCACCTACAGGGCCATGGAGGCGGCTTTGGGCATATCGGTGTTTACGGAGCGCGATATCTGGAACGTGTGGACCTCCGCCCAGATGCGCGACGCCTTCGCCCAGCATCCCACGCCCTACAGCATCGTTTCCCCGGCCCCGCGGTACGCCGGCCTCCTGGAAGCACCCTTCGGCGCGGGGATCGTCTCGGGTGCGAACGTAGACCTGGGAACGCTGCTGCCCGCCTGGGCCGCCCATGCCGGGGTGCGCCGCGAAACACTCGATATCCCTTTGCTTCAGTTGACGGATAAAGGCGTGGAATACAAGGGGTTGCAAGCCAAAGCGGTGATCTTCTGCGAGGGCGTGGCCTCACCGCAAAACCCCTGGTTCGGCAAGCTCAAATTCCTTCCCAACAAAGGCGAAGCCCTCATCGTCCGCCTCCCGTTCGATACTACGGATATCATTAAGAAAGGCGTCACCCTCGTGCCCCTCGGCCATCAAACCTTCTGGGCCGGCGCCACCTTCTCCTGGGATTACCCGGACACTTCGCCCACCCCGGAAGCCCGCGCCCACATCGAATCCCAGCTCCGGCAACTGCTGAAAACAGACTTCGAGGTCATCGATCATAAAGCCGCCGTTCGCCCCTCGGGGCCAGACCGTAGGCCCATGGCGGGCTTACACCCGAAGTTCCCACAAGTGGGGATTTTCAACGGCATGGGCTCCAAAGGCTGTTCCCTCGCGCCCTGGGCCGCCGCCAAATTCGTGGGGAACCTGGTGAAAGGGGAAGAAATGCCGCCGGAAATAGACATTACACGGTTTTTTAATGCCTTGCGGTAGCATTTCCCGCGGGCTTTCTTATCTTTGACCTCCTTTATTTAAAAGACAGCAAACAATGTATAGATCGCATACATGTGGAGAATTGCGCATGGAACATGTGGGCCAGCCGGTAACACTGGCCGGATGGGTGCAGACCGTCCGTAAGTTACACGCGAACATGACTTTCGTTGACCTGCGCGACCGCTACGGCATCACGCAAATCTTGCTGGGCGAATCGCTCAGCGCCCAACTCGAGGCCCAGCCGCTCGGACGCGAATTCGTGATCCAGGTGAAAGGCACCGTGTCGGAAAGAACGGCCAAAAATCCCAACATCCCCACCGGTGATATCGAAATCATCGTGTCGGAATTCAAAATACTCAACAGTTCCAAAACACCGCCCTTCACCATCCAGGATGATACCGACGGCGGCGATGAACTGCGCATGAAATATCGTTACCTCGATCTTCGCCGCAACATCGTTAAACAAAACCTCACGCTCCGCTACCGCGTAAACCGCGCTGCCAGGAACTTCCTCGACAGCCGCGGGTTCATGGAAGTGGAAACGCCATACCTCATCAAATCCACTCCGGAAGGCGCACGCGACTTCGTGGTACCCAGCCGTATGAACCCCAACCAGTTCTACGCCCTGCCACAGTCGCCCCAAACCTTCAAACAACTGCTCATGGTGAGCGGGTACGACCGGTACTACCAGATCGTGAAGTGCTTCCGCGACGAAGACCTCCGCGCCGACCGTCAACCCGAATTCACTCAGATCGACTGCGAAATGAGCTTCGTGGACCAGGAAGACGTGTTGGGCAATTTCGAGGAGATGACCAAACACATCTTCCGCGAAATCAAAGGCATCGAGTTTAACGAGCCCTTCCCCCGCATGACCTGGGACGATGCCATGAAGTATTACGGCAACGACAAACCCGATATCCGTTTCGAAATGAAATTGGTTGATCTCGGCGAAGTGGGCCGTGGCAACGGTTTTAAAGTGTTCGACGATGCGGAACTGGTTGTCGGTATCAACGTGAGCGGTTGCAGCGAATACACCCGCAAGCAGCTCGATGAGCTGACCGAATGGGTGAAACGCCCGCAGATCGGCATGAACGGCCTCGTGTACATCAAGCACAATACCGACGGTTCCCTGAAATCGTCTGTCGATAAATTCTTCAACGAGCAAGCCCTGAAACTGTTCGCAGACCA
Proteins encoded in this region:
- the aspS gene encoding aspartate--tRNA ligase; the encoded protein is MYRSHTCGELRMEHVGQPVTLAGWVQTVRKLHANMTFVDLRDRYGITQILLGESLSAQLEAQPLGREFVIQVKGTVSERTAKNPNIPTGDIEIIVSEFKILNSSKTPPFTIQDDTDGGDELRMKYRYLDLRRNIVKQNLTLRYRVNRAARNFLDSRGFMEVETPYLIKSTPEGARDFVVPSRMNPNQFYALPQSPQTFKQLLMVSGYDRYYQIVKCFRDEDLRADRQPEFTQIDCEMSFVDQEDVLGNFEEMTKHIFREIKGIEFNEPFPRMTWDDAMKYYGNDKPDIRFEMKLVDLGEVGRGNGFKVFDDAELVVGINVSGCSEYTRKQLDELTEWVKRPQIGMNGLVYIKHNTDGSLKSSVDKFFNEQALKLFADQCQSQPGDLILILAGKEERTRKAMSELRLEMGERLGLRNKDVYKPLWVIDFPLFEYAEEENRWVARHHPFTAPKPEHIHLMDDLSQYAKIKANAYDIVLNGTEIGGGSIRIFQRDLQEKMFSALGMSKEEADHKFGFLLGAFEYGAPPHGGIAFGFDRFCSLLGGSETIRDFIAFPKNNSGRDVMLDAPSSIDQVQLDELALSLVKK
- a CDS encoding FAD-dependent oxidoreductase, with the protein product METVDYILVGQGVAGTLLGWEMRQAGLKIAQFDDGRGDAASRLAAGIINPVSGRKFEVAWQYDVVYPRAKATYRAMEAALGISVFTERDIWNVWTSAQMRDAFAQHPTPYSIVSPAPRYAGLLEAPFGAGIVSGANVDLGTLLPAWAAHAGVRRETLDIPLLQLTDKGVEYKGLQAKAVIFCEGVASPQNPWFGKLKFLPNKGEALIVRLPFDTTDIIKKGVTLVPLGHQTFWAGATFSWDYPDTSPTPEARAHIESQLRQLLKTDFEVIDHKAAVRPSGPDRRPMAGLHPKFPQVGIFNGMGSKGCSLAPWAAAKFVGNLVKGEEMPPEIDITRFFNALR